The following are encoded together in the Strongyloides ratti genome assembly S_ratti_ED321, chromosome : 2 genome:
- a CDS encoding Lipase EstA/Esterase EstB family-containing protein, whose amino-acid sequence MVFSVKLFNLLNVILLLHATLIYSEFTNNFRQFVKGVYDNKILSKFERLDLGKGGSFGGKHKHNDKIRHNPIIFIHGATRKADTFNQARTFFTKHGYKSGELYGMSYYDDGRTPLTGVVLRCSDIHNIRQFIIVVHKYTKRKVNVVGYSMGSPLTRKAILGGKCVDTHFHLGDPITDLVENYVSIAGVANGFETCSNIFSSATFCNKNNGFACNSKFIKNLNNKNYRYEGANSYAIYSETDGLVGQNCCGKKCSAITGATRNIRLNGNNHATILPASLSVMFKLFN is encoded by the exons atggTATTTtctgttaaattatttaatcttttaaatgtaatattacttttacatgctactttaatatattcaGAATTTACTAATAATTTTCGACAATTTGTTAAAGGagtatatgataataaaatattatcaaaatttgaaAGACTTGATCTTGGTAAAGGTGGAAGTTTTGGTGGTAAACATAAacataatgataaaataagaCATAatccaataatttttatacatggTGCAACTAGAAAAGCTGATACTTTTAATCAAGCACGaacattttttacaaaacatGGATATAAAAGTGGTGAACTTTATGGTATGTCATATTATGATGATGGAAGAACACCACTTACAGGAGTTGTTCTTAGATGTAGTGATATTCATAATATAAGACAATTTATAATAGTTGTCCATAAATATACTAAAAGAAAAGTTAATGTTGTTGGGTATAGTATGGGTAGTCCATTAACTAGAAAAGCAATATTAGGAGGAAAATGTGTTGATACACATTTTCATTTAGGAGATCCTATAACAGATTTAGTTGAAAATTATGTATCAATTGCAGGAGTTGCAAATGGATTTGAAACTtgttcaaatatttttagttcagcaacattttgtaataaaaacaatGGTTTTGCATgtaattcaaaatttatt aaaaacttgaataacaaaaattatcgTTATGAAGGGGCAAATTCTTATGCAATTTATAGTGAAACAGATGGTTTAGTTGGCCAAAATTGTTGTGGAAAAAAGTGTTCTGCAATAACTGGAGCTACAAGAAATATACGGTTAAATGGAAATAATCATGCTACTATACTACCAGCATCATTGAGTGtaatgtttaaattatttaattaa
- a CDS encoding Lipase EstA/Esterase EstB family-containing protein encodes MPSKYFIFVIFLLILFGHDSVQEFTSHFNNFIEKNYNVSVRIQMERIDLGWGNWGSFGGKSSDNDILRKRPVIFIPGAQLRSYMFAGAKNYFMIHGYNSSELYSTSYGDGGWTLLPFFRLHCSIVKQIRLFIEIVNKYTNQTVDIVTYSLGSPFVRKAILGGSCVDTNEILGSNITNLVNSFVTISGANYGVESCNFLHFFIPYCNPNNGFYCLSKFIIDINNETTSYEGLTTYSFISESDLTSGKNCCGKNCSELKNATKNILLQSSNHLTSISDAIPQIFNLLDNTI; translated from the exons atgccatctaaatattttatttttgttatctttttattaatattatttggaCATGACTCTGTTCAAGAATTTACCAgccattttaataattttattgaaaaaaattataatgttaGTGTAAGAATTCAGATGGAAAGAATTGATTTAGGATGGGGTAACTGGGGTAGTTTTGGTGGAAAAAGTAGtgataatgatatattaagaaaaagacctgttatttttatacctgGTGCACAATTGCGTTCATACATGTTTGCTGGagcaaaaaattattttatgattcATGGGTATAATTCTTCTGAGTTATACTCAACTTCATATGGTGATGGTGGATGGACATTATTACCATTCTTTAGATTACATTGTAGTATTGTTAAACAAATTAGACTATTTATTgaaattgtaaataaatatacaaacCAGACAGTTGATATTGTAACATATTCATTGGGATCACCTTTTGTTAGAAAAGCTATTCTTGGTGGATCTTGTGTTGATACTAATGAAATTTTAGGATCTAATATAACTAATTTAGTTAATAGTTTTGTTACAATTTCTGGAGCAAATTATGGTGTTGAAAGTTGTAATTtcttacatttttttattccatATTGTAATCCAAATAATggtttttattgtttatctaaatttatt attgatataaataatgaaactACAAGTTATGAAGGATTAACAACATATTCATTTATTAGTGAAAGTGATTTAACATCTGGAAAAAACTGTTGTGGAAAAAATTGTTCTGAATTAAAGAATGCCACAAAAAATATCTTACTTCAAAGCTCAAATCATTTAACAAGTATTTCTGATGCAATTccacaaatttttaatctacTTGATAATACAAtctaa
- a CDS encoding Lipase EstA/Esterase EstB family-containing protein, with amino-acid sequence MVDLLERRDMGLGMIGSFGGKDNDFERTINKPAIFIHGTTIRAGFFLQSRKYFMDRGYKSGELYATTYGDGGLTTFGYKTMNCEDVIKIRDFIKVVSEYTNSTVNVLGYSMGTPITRKAILGGKCVDTGEDLGEPITHLVDTYIALAGVAYGLESCNFLEEVYPSCNLVNGMHCKSRFLNDLNSQPEKFEGTNTHAIYSDQDYLIGKDCCGNICPELNHANMTHKRNFNDHGTIVFNSLDLQYKLFTNIDEKENSSFIL; translated from the exons ATGGTTGATTTACTTGAGAGACGAGATATGGGATTAGGTATGATAGGATCATTTGGAGGTAAGGATAATGATTTCGAGAGAACTATCAACAAACCTGCTATTTTTATTCATGGAACAACGATAAGAGCAGGATTTTTCCTTCAAagtagaaaatattttatggaTAGAGGTTATAAATCTGGAGAATTATATGCTACAACTTATGGTGATGGTGGTTTAACAACTTTTGGTTATAAAACTATGAATTGTGAagatgttattaaaattagagattttattaaagttGTTTCTGAATATACTAATAGTACAGTAAATGTATTAGGATATTCTATGGGAACTCCAATAACAAGAAAAGCAATATTAGGAGGAAAATGTGTTGATACTGGTGAAGATCTTGGAGAACCAATAACTCATCTTGTTGATACATATATTGCTCTTGCTGGTGTAGCATATGGACTGGAATCTTGTAATTTTTTGGAAGAAGTTTATCCATCTTGTAATTTAGTTAATGGAATGCATTGCAAATCAAGATTTTTG aaTGATTTAAATAGTCAACCAGAAAAATTTGAAGGTACTAATACTCATGCTATTTATAGTGATCAAGATTATTTAATTGGTAAAGATTGTTGTGGTAATATTTGTCCCGAATTAAATCATGCTAACATGACtcataaaagaaattttaatgatcATGGAACGATAGTTTTCAATAGTCTGGATTTgcaatataaattatttacgAATATTGATGAAAAAGAGAACAGTTCATTTATCTTGTAA
- a CDS encoding Cytosolic fatty-acid binding domain and Calycin-like domain and Calycin domain-containing protein yields MKFSSYLAVLFFVAVIYNAAGEKKIPSKFIGKFELEKSENFDEYLIAKGFGWFMRKMISLASVTKIFEESKTSGKYVMKNLTSKKNTEYDNIVLGEEFEAEGLDSTQHKITFDYNPDKDIITEKHIRLEEPNDKGETYEYKIDGDYLVMKMEYNGVTTNRYYKRN; encoded by the exons ATGAAATTTTCATCTTATCTTGctgtacttttttttgtagctgtaatatataatgcagctggtgaaaaaaaaattcctaGTAAATTTATAGGAAAATTTGAACTTGAAAAGAGTGAAAATTTTGATGAATATCTTATTGCTAAAGGATTTGGATGGTTTATGAGAAAGATGATCTCTCTTGCTTCagttacaaaaatttttgaagaatCTAAAACTTCTGGAAAGTATGTTATGAAAAATCTtacttctaaaaaaaataccgAGTATGACAATATTGTTCTTGGGGAGGAATTTGAAGCTGAAGGACTTGACTCAACTCaacataaaataacttttgattataatccagataaagatattattacTGAAAAACACATAAGACTTGAGGAACCAAATGATAAAGGAGAAACTTATGAATACAAAATTGATGGTGATTATCTTGTAATg aaaatggAATACAATGGTGTCACCACAAATAGATACTATAAacgtaattaa